One genomic region from Flavobacterium lindanitolerans encodes:
- a CDS encoding efflux transporter outer membrane subunit, whose protein sequence is MKRNINKYIAVLVLITTLTACKVSKDVETPKDALPENFRNVSSQDTTSIADQSWKEFFTEPSLQKLIDSAIVRNNDLLIAQKNIEAAQWQLTQSKWGNVPKLNFEATATSTRLSDNSLNGLSTSTFLKKKHIEDYNAALNLSWEADIWGKIRSRKKNALAEYLQSEEAKKALQTTIVANVSTGFYNLLMLDAQLEIARKNLALNDSTLFVINLQYESGQVTSLAKQQAEAQQSVAAQLIPELEQAIALQENALSIITGSFPGAKERKTTLGAIALKENVSAGIPSSLVSRRPDVKNAELALKAANAKVGIAKASLYPSLNITAAGGLTSFKSSNWFNTPASLFGTVAGSLAQPLLNGRSLKAQYEISKIEREKAVLSFRQSVLVAVGEVADALVKVEKLKEQQAIAANRVTTLQNAVKNADMLFKSGMATYLEVIVAQGNLLQSELELATLKRTSLEADVELYRSLGGGWK, encoded by the coding sequence ATGAAACGAAACATCAATAAATATATAGCTGTACTGGTTTTAATCACCACACTGACAGCATGTAAAGTTTCGAAAGATGTCGAAACTCCAAAAGATGCCTTGCCCGAAAACTTCAGGAATGTTAGCTCGCAAGACACTACCAGCATTGCCGACCAGAGCTGGAAGGAATTCTTTACAGAACCTTCGCTCCAAAAACTGATAGACAGTGCTATTGTCAGAAACAATGACCTGCTTATCGCTCAAAAAAATATTGAAGCGGCGCAATGGCAACTCACGCAGTCCAAATGGGGAAATGTTCCGAAGCTCAACTTTGAGGCTACGGCCACATCAACCCGGTTGTCTGACAATAGCCTGAACGGATTGAGTACCAGTACATTTCTGAAAAAGAAACATATCGAAGATTATAATGCGGCACTCAACCTGTCATGGGAGGCAGATATCTGGGGTAAAATCAGAAGCCGTAAGAAAAATGCTTTGGCGGAATACCTCCAATCTGAAGAAGCCAAAAAAGCATTGCAAACTACTATTGTAGCGAATGTTTCTACAGGATTCTATAATCTTTTGATGCTGGATGCCCAATTGGAAATAGCCAGAAAGAATCTTGCGTTGAATGACAGCACATTGTTTGTCATCAACCTGCAATATGAATCCGGACAGGTAACTTCTTTGGCTAAACAACAGGCAGAAGCGCAACAGTCTGTAGCTGCACAGCTTATTCCTGAACTGGAACAGGCCATCGCCTTGCAGGAAAATGCGCTAAGCATCATTACCGGAAGCTTTCCGGGTGCTAAGGAAAGGAAAACTACGCTTGGGGCCATCGCTTTAAAAGAAAATGTATCTGCCGGAATTCCTTCTTCATTAGTAAGCAGAAGACCCGATGTTAAAAATGCAGAACTGGCTTTAAAAGCGGCAAACGCAAAAGTAGGCATTGCCAAGGCATCACTATATCCAAGCCTGAACATTACGGCTGCGGGCGGACTCACCTCTTTTAAATCGAGCAACTGGTTTAATACTCCCGCTTCGCTTTTTGGAACTGTAGCCGGAAGTCTTGCACAGCCATTGCTAAACGGAAGAAGTCTTAAAGCCCAATACGAAATTTCAAAAATCGAAAGAGAAAAAGCCGTACTCAGCTTTAGGCAATCGGTTCTTGTAGCCGTTGGCGAAGTAGCAGATGCGCTTGTAAAAGTTGAAAAACTAAAAGAACAGCAAGCAATAGCTGCCAACCGCGTTACTACATTGCAAAATGCAGTAAAAAATGCAGACATGCTTTTCAAAAGCGGTATGGCTACTTATCTTGAAGTGATTGTGGCACAAGGAAACCTGCTGCAAAGCGAACTGGAACTTGCCACATTAAAACGCACTAGCCTTGAAGCCGATGTTGAGCTTTACCGCTCCTTAGGTGGCGGCTGGAAATAA
- a CDS encoding DUF6691 family protein, whose protein sequence is MKFIKYLLVGILFGIVLTKSEAVSWYRIYEMFQFESFHMFGIIMTAIAVGVVGIQIYKRNKVVGLDGKQIQIADKDKGFKNYIIGGTIFGLGWGMIGTCPGPIFILIGAGFYSIGIVLLGALIGTFLYGLLKNKLPH, encoded by the coding sequence ATGAAATTTATAAAATATTTACTTGTTGGAATTCTTTTCGGGATTGTATTAACCAAATCGGAAGCCGTGTCCTGGTACCGAATTTATGAAATGTTCCAGTTTGAATCTTTTCATATGTTTGGAATTATCATGACAGCTATTGCGGTGGGTGTTGTTGGAATCCAGATTTATAAAAGAAATAAAGTGGTTGGGCTTGATGGCAAACAGATTCAGATTGCCGATAAGGATAAAGGATTTAAAAACTACATTATTGGCGGAACCATTTTCGGATTGGGCTGGGGCATGATTGGAACTTGTCCTGGACCTATATTTATACTGATTGGAGCCGGTTTTTACAGTATTGGGATTGTACTTTTAGGCGCCTTGATTGGTACGTTCCTTTACGGGTTATTAAAAAATAAGCTGCCTCATTAA
- the kdsA gene encoding 3-deoxy-8-phosphooctulonate synthase produces the protein MNLQDIPKIKHLDSNNFFLLAGPCAIEGEEMALKIAERLVEVTSKLQIPYVFKGSFKKANRSRIDSFSGIGDEKALKILRKVSETFDVPTVTDIHTNEDAAMAAEYVDVLQIPAFLVRQTDLVVAAANTGKTVNLKKGQFMSPESMKHAVQKVLDCNNQKVMVTDRGTMFGYQDMIVDYRGIPTMQQYATTVLDVTHSLQQPNQTAGVTGGRPDMIETIAKAGIAVGVDGIFIETHFDPANAKSDGANMLDLKYFEGLMTKLVAIRKTVNNF, from the coding sequence ATGAATTTACAAGATATCCCAAAAATAAAGCACCTCGACAGCAATAACTTTTTTCTTCTGGCTGGTCCATGTGCCATAGAAGGAGAAGAAATGGCTCTAAAAATTGCCGAAAGACTGGTTGAAGTTACCAGCAAATTACAAATACCTTACGTTTTCAAAGGTTCTTTCAAAAAAGCCAACCGTTCCAGAATCGACAGTTTTTCAGGAATTGGCGATGAGAAAGCCCTGAAAATCTTACGAAAAGTTTCTGAAACCTTTGATGTCCCAACCGTTACCGATATCCACACCAACGAAGATGCAGCTATGGCGGCAGAATATGTAGATGTGCTTCAGATACCTGCTTTTTTGGTTCGCCAGACAGACCTTGTCGTCGCGGCTGCCAACACCGGAAAGACCGTAAACCTGAAAAAAGGTCAGTTTATGAGTCCGGAAAGCATGAAACATGCCGTACAGAAAGTATTGGACTGCAACAACCAGAAAGTAATGGTTACTGACAGAGGAACCATGTTTGGATATCAGGACATGATTGTAGATTACAGAGGTATTCCTACCATGCAGCAATATGCTACAACAGTCCTTGACGTAACCCACTCTTTGCAACAGCCAAACCAAACGGCAGGTGTAACCGGTGGAAGACCTGACATGATTGAAACCATCGCTAAAGCAGGAATTGCAGTTGGCGTTGACGGAATTTTTATTGAAACCCACTTTGACCCTGCCAATGCAAAAAGTGACGGGGCCAATATGCTGGACCTGAAATATTTCGAGGGACTCATGACCAAGCTGGTAGCCATTAGAAAAACCGTAAATAATTTTTAA
- a CDS encoding 2-dehydro-3-deoxyphosphooctonate aldolase, which translates to MKIRSLILVILTGILAVSCISTRSTIKNIDDNAPEPIITKNGWFLLTEYSKDKKYGYDKDYPINVYYRSIADEDINPKRFLDALTGPKGETITYKKIESCCPFPTKRNEMGAGLLDVYEVTWPGITKPIRLYFNIFEKGYLYVPKGFGLKKNE; encoded by the coding sequence ATGAAAATCAGAAGCCTTATCCTGGTCATATTAACAGGAATCCTTGCCGTTTCCTGTATCAGTACCCGTTCAACTATCAAGAACATTGATGACAACGCACCGGAACCTATCATTACAAAAAATGGCTGGTTTTTGCTTACAGAATACAGTAAAGACAAAAAATACGGCTACGACAAGGACTATCCTATCAATGTATATTACCGAAGCATAGCAGACGAAGACATAAATCCAAAACGCTTTTTAGATGCCCTGACCGGACCAAAAGGCGAAACCATAACGTATAAAAAAATTGAAAGCTGCTGCCCTTTCCCAACTAAAAGAAATGAAATGGGCGCCGGATTATTAGATGTTTATGAAGTCACCTGGCCCGGAATTACAAAACCCATCCGCCTGTATTTTAATATCTTCGAAAAAGGATATCTTTATGTACCGAAAGGATTTGGATTAAAGAAAAACGAATAA
- a CDS encoding cytochrome c oxidase assembly factor Coa1 family protein — protein sequence MKKQTTLKNWWKINYKWSLSLAAFIIACLILAYNISRGSFKDVAQAYADPTLFQNAITKANENTKVIQVFGTLEPIDNLAILEGNTKYSNDNKAIEATVRVIGKKAQGKMDISAQKTGSEWTYGLIKLRVAKTRQEITVIKY from the coding sequence ATGAAAAAACAAACAACCTTAAAAAACTGGTGGAAGATAAATTACAAATGGTCGCTTTCTTTGGCCGCCTTTATTATTGCCTGCTTGATACTGGCCTACAACATAAGCCGGGGCAGTTTCAAAGACGTGGCCCAGGCCTATGCAGACCCTACCCTGTTTCAGAATGCCATAACCAAAGCCAATGAAAACACGAAAGTAATACAGGTTTTTGGAACGCTTGAGCCTATAGACAATCTGGCTATACTTGAAGGCAACACAAAATATTCAAACGACAACAAGGCAATTGAGGCCACAGTAAGGGTAATCGGAAAAAAAGCACAGGGCAAAATGGACATTTCTGCCCAAAAAACCGGTTCAGAATGGACTTATGGACTTATTAAACTTAGGGTTGCAAAAACCAGACAGGAAATAACCGTCATCAAATACTAA
- a CDS encoding YeeE/YedE family protein, with product MYSFYGTWPWYVSGFLIGAVMLLLIYFGKTFGMSSNLRTLCSISGAGKFSDFFRFDWKAQRWNLVVVLGAMIGGFIAVHFLSDGSGVNLNPATVAKLQEMNIDAPNGKLIPELFTSAENVFTPKIFGFLLFGGLLVGFGSRYAGGCTSGHAITGMSNLQLPSLIAVIGFFIGGLIAAHFLLPLIF from the coding sequence ATGTATAGTTTTTATGGCACCTGGCCCTGGTATGTTTCCGGTTTTTTAATCGGAGCAGTAATGCTTCTACTGATTTATTTTGGAAAGACATTTGGAATGTCGTCCAATCTTCGCACACTTTGCTCCATTTCCGGAGCGGGAAAATTTTCTGATTTTTTCAGGTTTGACTGGAAGGCGCAGCGTTGGAACCTGGTAGTTGTACTTGGAGCCATGATTGGCGGTTTTATAGCCGTACATTTTTTAAGTGATGGTTCCGGAGTGAATCTGAATCCGGCTACGGTAGCCAAATTGCAAGAAATGAATATTGATGCGCCAAATGGAAAACTGATTCCGGAATTGTTTACTTCTGCTGAAAATGTTTTTACGCCAAAAATATTCGGATTCCTGCTTTTTGGTGGACTTTTGGTTGGATTTGGTTCCAGATACGCGGGCGGATGTACTTCCGGCCATGCCATTACCGGAATGAGTAATTTGCAGTTGCCTTCATTGATAGCCGTAATCGGTTTTTTTATCGGTGGATTAATTGCGGCTCACTTTTTATTGCCTTTGATTTTTTAG
- a CDS encoding winged helix-turn-helix domain-containing protein: protein MKNIIQNINKAFDHRIRLGIMSVLMVNEAADFNMLKELLGVTDGNLASHTKALEAENYISIEKQFIGKKPNTRYIATKEGKKAFKEHIDALEKLIQKS from the coding sequence TTGAAAAATATCATCCAAAATATAAATAAGGCGTTCGACCACAGAATCCGACTCGGGATTATGTCTGTACTGATGGTCAACGAAGCTGCCGATTTTAATATGCTGAAAGAGCTTTTGGGTGTCACCGACGGCAATCTGGCCAGCCACACTAAGGCGCTGGAAGCTGAAAATTACATTTCTATTGAAAAACAGTTTATTGGGAAAAAGCCAAACACACGTTATATTGCCACAAAAGAAGGAAAAAAAGCCTTTAAGGAACACATTGACGCCCTTGAAAAACTAATTCAGAAAAGTTAA
- a CDS encoding NAD(P)-dependent oxidoreductase — protein sequence MKFGIIKERKNPPDRRVVFTPEEASRLLKEHPEVELKVESSDIRIFNDDEYRSQGLNVTDDISDCDVFFGVKEVPVEALIPGKKYFFFSHTIKKQPHNRKLLQAILEKNIDLYDHETIVDTDNRRLIGFGRYAGIVGAYNGIRAFGIKFELFNLPKAETLSGKSDLVARLKRQILPPIKIVLTGHGKVGMGAKEILDGMKVKEVTPEDFLSKKYTQPVYTQIDVLDYNKRIDGKVIDKEDFYNNPQDYTSDFERFSKVADIFMAGHFYGNGAPVILTREMLNSKDNKIKIVADISCDVDGPIASTIKASTIAEPLYGYLPSEHKEVEIYHPAAIVVMAVDNLPCELPKDASEGFGEMFMEHVIPAFFNGDKDGILQRAKITENGKLTKRFEYLQPFVDGK from the coding sequence ATGAAATTCGGAATTATTAAGGAAAGAAAAAACCCACCCGACAGGAGAGTAGTATTTACCCCGGAAGAAGCCTCAAGATTATTAAAAGAACACCCGGAAGTGGAGCTGAAAGTGGAAAGCTCTGATATCAGAATATTTAATGATGATGAATACAGGTCGCAAGGCTTGAATGTAACTGATGATATTTCAGATTGTGACGTGTTTTTTGGCGTAAAAGAGGTTCCTGTTGAGGCATTGATTCCTGGGAAAAAGTATTTTTTCTTTTCCCATACCATAAAAAAACAACCCCATAACCGCAAACTTTTACAGGCCATTCTGGAAAAAAATATCGATTTGTATGACCATGAAACGATAGTTGATACCGATAACAGACGGCTTATAGGTTTTGGAAGATATGCGGGAATAGTTGGAGCCTATAATGGAATAAGGGCATTTGGAATTAAGTTTGAATTGTTTAACCTGCCAAAAGCAGAAACACTTTCAGGAAAAAGTGATTTGGTGGCACGATTAAAGCGACAAATATTGCCTCCAATCAAAATAGTTCTGACCGGACACGGAAAAGTGGGCATGGGAGCTAAGGAAATCCTTGACGGGATGAAGGTAAAGGAAGTAACACCGGAAGATTTTCTGTCCAAAAAATACACCCAACCTGTGTATACCCAAATTGATGTGCTGGATTATAACAAACGTATTGACGGAAAGGTTATCGATAAAGAAGATTTTTATAATAACCCGCAAGACTATACCTCAGATTTTGAGCGTTTTTCAAAAGTTGCAGATATTTTTATGGCCGGACATTTCTACGGTAACGGCGCTCCGGTTATTCTGACCAGAGAAATGCTTAATTCAAAAGACAATAAAATTAAGATTGTAGCCGATATTTCTTGTGATGTTGACGGTCCGATTGCGTCAACCATCAAAGCTTCAACCATTGCTGAGCCATTGTATGGTTATTTGCCAAGTGAGCACAAGGAAGTTGAGATTTATCATCCGGCGGCTATTGTAGTTATGGCGGTTGATAACCTGCCATGTGAACTGCCAAAAGATGCCAGCGAAGGTTTTGGTGAAATGTTTATGGAACATGTCATTCCTGCCTTTTTTAATGGCGACAAGGACGGCATATTGCAACGTGCCAAAATAACCGAAAATGGAAAACTAACCAAAAGATTTGAATACCTCCAACCTTTTGTTGATGGTAAATAA
- the creD gene encoding cell envelope integrity protein CreD: MKTEISFLQSTTARLILIGVLTIVLLIPLTFVQDLITERSFRKQEVISEITAKWGDSVLLYGPIIKIPYTVHYPVKNTTETVSETEYAYFFPEQLNGHIDVNTTAKKRNNYEAVVFSSSMKFDGTFTKPDFSSKGIATENIQWDKATLLIRANNLKSIKDGMKIKLGDKTMSFETATSDPATSVSTLETPNFTISEYFTDEKLNFNFNVAYDGSQELKIVPIGKTTSVSMKSNWKSPKFTGYFLPGGNLKKSDDTGFEASWKILDFNRPFAQNYFGDFPELKNYSFGVDFIIPVDEYQKNERASKYGFLVIGLTFLIFFVIQSISKISIHIFNYTMIGLALVMFYTLLISITEHSSFLKAYLIAGISVVLMISLYSVSILKSKKFAAFIGLSLTGLYSFIFVIIQLENYALLAGSIGLFVILGLVMYFSRKIDWNAVKEEV, encoded by the coding sequence ATGAAAACCGAAATTTCTTTTCTTCAATCAACAACAGCCCGATTAATCCTGATAGGTGTACTTACAATTGTTCTGTTAATTCCATTGACATTTGTACAGGATTTGATTACCGAGCGTTCTTTTCGAAAACAGGAAGTCATTTCTGAAATTACAGCAAAATGGGGCGACAGCGTCCTGCTTTACGGACCAATAATCAAAATTCCTTACACGGTGCATTATCCAGTAAAGAATACGACAGAAACAGTTTCCGAAACCGAATATGCTTATTTTTTTCCGGAGCAGCTTAATGGCCATATCGATGTAAATACGACTGCGAAAAAAAGGAATAATTATGAAGCAGTGGTTTTTAGTTCGTCCATGAAGTTTGATGGAACTTTTACCAAACCCGATTTTAGCTCAAAAGGTATTGCTACAGAAAATATACAATGGGATAAGGCTACTTTACTAATAAGGGCCAACAATCTTAAAAGTATAAAAGACGGTATGAAAATAAAACTGGGAGATAAAACCATGTCTTTTGAAACGGCTACCAGCGACCCTGCAACGTCAGTTTCTACTTTAGAAACACCCAACTTTACTATTTCTGAATATTTTACAGACGAAAAACTGAATTTCAATTTTAATGTTGCCTATGATGGAAGCCAGGAATTAAAAATTGTTCCAATTGGGAAAACAACTTCTGTAAGTATGAAATCCAACTGGAAATCTCCGAAATTTACAGGCTATTTTTTACCGGGCGGCAATTTAAAAAAATCGGACGATACCGGTTTTGAAGCCAGCTGGAAAATTCTTGATTTCAACAGGCCTTTCGCTCAAAACTATTTTGGCGACTTCCCGGAATTGAAAAATTATTCTTTTGGGGTTGATTTTATTATTCCGGTTGACGAATACCAAAAGAATGAACGTGCTTCAAAATATGGCTTTCTGGTAATAGGTCTTACATTTCTAATCTTTTTTGTCATCCAATCCATCAGTAAAATCAGTATCCATATTTTCAATTACACCATGATTGGATTGGCTCTGGTTATGTTTTATACGCTTCTGATATCTATCACAGAACATAGCAGTTTTCTGAAGGCCTATTTAATTGCCGGAATTTCTGTAGTACTGATGATTTCGCTCTATTCTGTTTCCATATTAAAAAGTAAAAAGTTTGCGGCTTTTATAGGTCTTTCACTAACAGGTCTTTACTCCTTTATTTTTGTTATTATCCAACTTGAAAACTATGCGCTTTTGGCAGGCAGTATCGGGCTTTTTGTTATTCTGGGATTGGTAATGTACTTTTCAAGAAAAATTGATTGGAATGCGGTAAAAGAAGAAGTTTAA
- a CDS encoding monovalent cation:proton antiporter-2 (CPA2) family protein — protein sequence MNHMQDTFFFQAMIYLAGAVIMVPIAKRLGLGSVLGYLLAGIIIGPAFLGLIGTEGHDIMHFAEFGVVMMLFVIGLELEPERLWRMRKKIAGMGGLQVAGTTLVLTAAALAFGLDWKTALVLGMIISMSSTAIVMQTLNEKGWIKTVAGRNSFPVLLFQDIAIIPMLALLPLLASKELQQAAVTAHPTLMDGFSKWTQALFVLSSITIVLLSGKYLLRPIFHTMAKTKLSEMFTAMALLVVVGIAVLMTSVGLSPALGAFLAGVMLANSEYKHQLEIAIDPFKGLLLGLFFISVGSSIDFQLLLSKPWLIMGLVVGIIIIKITVLYLLGKFFRIGHTQNFIFSFGLSQVGEFAFVLLSFSLQENILSKEITDLMMAVTALSMAFTPLLMMFNEKVLMKSKCSMSGSEEEAESDVDSESNPVIIAGYGHFGNTVGRFLRANNIQATVLDNNSDNVNMLRKLGFKVYYGDASRHDLLEIAGAGRAQIIIIAIGNREKRMEMIEMVKKHFPNLYILVRSENRDDAYDQMNAGIMHIYRETLDTSLRVGIDVMKLLGHNTYEATRSARTFFTHDEKTLKYLASIRNQDEYISAVREKIEELEQVILADREAMSLENTEKSMIA from the coding sequence ATGAATCACATGCAGGACACTTTCTTTTTTCAGGCCATGATTTATCTGGCAGGAGCCGTTATTATGGTTCCCATTGCCAAAAGACTTGGCCTGGGTTCCGTGCTGGGATATCTTCTGGCAGGAATCATCATCGGGCCGGCCTTTTTAGGACTCATAGGAACCGAAGGACATGACATTATGCATTTTGCCGAATTTGGTGTTGTTATGATGCTATTTGTCATTGGACTGGAACTCGAACCCGAACGTCTTTGGAGAATGCGGAAAAAAATAGCCGGCATGGGAGGTTTGCAGGTTGCCGGGACAACACTCGTCCTTACAGCTGCTGCACTGGCCTTTGGATTGGACTGGAAAACCGCATTGGTTTTGGGAATGATAATTTCCATGTCTTCTACCGCTATAGTCATGCAGACCCTTAATGAAAAAGGCTGGATTAAAACCGTAGCCGGACGGAATTCCTTTCCCGTATTGCTTTTTCAGGACATAGCTATCATTCCTATGTTGGCACTGTTACCCTTGCTCGCCAGTAAGGAATTACAACAAGCAGCGGTAACCGCGCATCCCACTTTGATGGATGGTTTTTCGAAATGGACACAGGCTCTTTTCGTACTTTCTTCAATAACCATAGTATTGCTTTCCGGAAAATACCTCTTACGTCCTATTTTCCATACCATGGCAAAAACAAAGCTAAGTGAAATGTTTACCGCAATGGCATTACTTGTTGTGGTAGGTATTGCTGTATTGATGACCTCCGTAGGATTAAGTCCTGCATTGGGTGCTTTCTTAGCCGGGGTTATGCTTGCCAACAGTGAATATAAACACCAGCTCGAAATTGCCATCGACCCTTTCAAAGGACTTTTGCTGGGACTTTTCTTCATTTCTGTAGGCAGTTCGATAGATTTTCAGCTTTTGCTGTCAAAACCATGGCTTATTATGGGACTCGTGGTAGGTATTATCATCATCAAAATTACAGTATTGTACCTTCTGGGTAAATTCTTCAGAATTGGACATACCCAAAACTTTATTTTTAGTTTTGGACTTAGTCAGGTGGGCGAATTCGCTTTTGTGCTTTTGAGTTTTTCATTACAGGAAAACATCCTCAGCAAAGAAATCACAGACCTTATGATGGCTGTGACCGCACTGAGCATGGCCTTTACGCCGCTGCTGATGATGTTTAATGAAAAGGTACTCATGAAATCCAAATGCTCTATGAGCGGAAGCGAAGAAGAAGCCGAGAGTGATGTTGATTCTGAAAGCAATCCTGTTATTATAGCCGGATACGGTCATTTCGGGAATACTGTTGGACGATTTCTAAGAGCCAATAACATACAGGCTACCGTACTCGACAATAACAGCGATAATGTAAACATGCTGCGAAAACTCGGATTCAAGGTGTATTATGGCGACGCTTCCCGACATGATTTGCTGGAGATAGCCGGAGCCGGCAGAGCGCAGATTATCATTATTGCCATAGGCAATCGCGAAAAAAGAATGGAAATGATAGAAATGGTCAAAAAACATTTCCCGAATCTTTACATACTCGTACGTTCTGAAAACAGAGACGATGCCTATGACCAGATGAATGCGGGGATTATGCACATTTACAGGGAAACTCTCGACACGAGCCTGCGTGTGGGTATAGATGTCATGAAACTATTAGGACACAACACTTATGAAGCCACACGTTCTGCCAGAACTTTTTTTACACACGACGAAAAAACGCTCAAGTATCTCGCCAGTATCCGCAATCAGGACGAATACATCAGTGCGGTGCGTGAAAAAATCGAAGAATTGGAACAGGTCATCCTTGCCGACAGGGAAGCCATGTCACTGGAAAATACTGAAAAATCAATGATTGCATAA
- a CDS encoding serine hydrolase domain-containing protein, with protein sequence MTFSKYIYPLLASALLLTSCQEKNKQIASNEPVENNTDALSPYSIKSKKLPASYVTPKQESLEKFYEKNWPNNSMNGGFLVAKNGQIIFEKYEGKSNFSKDEDISATTPLHIASVSKVLTATAILRLIDREKLHLEDKVNAILPSFPYEEITIKMLLNHRSGLPNYAYFADDTKVWNRSKMLHNQDILDLLAQHKFGLYFKPDRKFGYCNTNYAILALVIEKITGKNYREAMKEMIFEPLGMKNTYVYDYSKDKETASLSYKGNKVLYELNHLDDVYGDKNIYSTPRDLLKFDMATYSDKFLNPVLVSEAFKGYSYEHRGTKNYGLGIRMLEWETGEQLFYHNGWWHGNTSSYVKLKKDTVALFAISNKYTQKTYKIWKLAPLFGTYPIKLDKDDVIN encoded by the coding sequence ATGACATTTTCAAAATATATATACCCTTTGCTTGCTTCGGCATTGTTGCTTACATCATGCCAGGAAAAAAACAAACAGATTGCCTCTAACGAACCCGTTGAAAATAACACCGATGCGCTTTCACCTTACAGTATAAAATCAAAAAAACTTCCGGCCAGCTATGTTACTCCCAAACAGGAAAGTCTGGAAAAATTTTATGAAAAAAACTGGCCCAACAACTCTATGAACGGCGGTTTTCTGGTAGCCAAAAACGGGCAGATTATTTTTGAAAAATATGAGGGAAAGTCTAATTTTTCTAAAGATGAAGACATTAGCGCCACTACTCCGCTGCACATCGCTTCGGTTTCCAAAGTATTAACGGCTACAGCCATATTGCGGCTTATAGACCGGGAAAAATTACACCTGGAAGACAAGGTGAATGCTATACTGCCTTCCTTTCCTTATGAAGAGATTACTATTAAAATGTTGCTGAATCACAGGAGCGGCCTGCCTAACTATGCCTATTTTGCTGATGATACTAAAGTATGGAACCGTTCCAAAATGCTGCACAATCAGGATATTCTTGATTTGCTGGCACAGCACAAATTCGGCCTGTATTTCAAACCTGACAGAAAATTTGGCTACTGCAATACCAATTATGCCATTCTTGCATTGGTTATTGAGAAGATTACGGGAAAAAATTACCGTGAGGCCATGAAAGAGATGATTTTTGAACCGCTCGGTATGAAAAACACTTATGTTTATGATTATTCAAAAGACAAAGAAACGGCAAGTCTTTCCTATAAAGGCAACAAAGTACTTTATGAACTGAATCATCTGGATGATGTGTATGGTGACAAGAATATCTATTCTACACCTCGCGATCTGCTCAAGTTTGATATGGCAACCTATTCTGACAAGTTCCTGAATCCGGTACTTGTTAGCGAAGCTTTCAAGGGTTACAGCTATGAACACCGCGGTACTAAAAATTACGGTCTTGGTATTCGTATGCTGGAATGGGAAACCGGAGAACAGCTGTTTTATCATAACGGATGGTGGCATGGAAACACTTCTTCTTATGTAAAGCTGAAAAAAGATACGGTAGCCTTGTTTGCCATTTCAAACAAATACACCCAAAAGACGTATAAAATCTGGAAATTGGCCCCTCTTTTTGGTACCTATCCTATTAAACTTGACAAAGACGACGTAATTAATTAG
- a CDS encoding DUF4199 domain-containing protein: protein MKKFAIEIKWGIRYIFCYLAWAILEKTLGIYGENMSFYMLSSLLFYIFAGLIYSLALREKKTNYFNGHMDWKQGCATGLYMTIVIALLMPLAQASFHELIAPEFFENMINASKDKEAAANYFNLRSYIIQSIFFTLSIGMVISAIVAYFVQTKKQTK from the coding sequence ATGAAAAAATTTGCGATTGAAATCAAATGGGGCATCCGGTACATCTTTTGTTATCTGGCATGGGCTATTTTGGAAAAAACGTTAGGCATTTATGGCGAAAACATGAGCTTTTATATGTTGTCTTCCCTATTGTTTTACATTTTCGCCGGACTTATCTATTCGCTGGCATTAAGAGAAAAAAAGACTAATTATTTTAACGGACACATGGACTGGAAACAAGGTTGTGCCACCGGACTTTACATGACCATTGTTATAGCCTTATTGATGCCTTTAGCCCAGGCTTCCTTCCATGAACTGATTGCACCGGAGTTTTTTGAAAACATGATTAATGCTTCAAAAGACAAAGAAGCTGCCGCCAACTATTTTAATTTAAGGAGCTATATCATACAGAGTATCTTTTTTACGTTATCTATAGGAATGGTAATCTCGGCTATCGTAGCCTATTTTGTTCAAACAAAAAAGCAAACTAAATGA